Proteins encoded together in one Mycobacterium noviomagense window:
- a CDS encoding carbon-nitrogen hydrolase family protein, with amino-acid sequence MRIALAQILSGTDPAANLQLVREYSSRAADAGATLVVFPEATMCRFGVPLGPIAEPVDGPWADGVRRIAADAGITVIAGMFTPAGDGRVTNTLIAAGPATDAVYHKIHLYDAFGFTESRTVAPGREPVVITVDGVGVGLTTCYDMRFPQLYIELASRGAQLITVSASWGSGPGKLEQWTLLARARALDSTSYVAAAGQADSGSTDSKAPLGVGGSLVASPFGEVVAAAGPQPQLVLADVDLDTVAAARDTIAVLRNRAAIPHLDKAESRG; translated from the coding sequence ATGCGGATTGCCTTGGCGCAGATCCTCAGCGGCACCGATCCGGCAGCCAACCTGCAGCTTGTGCGCGAGTACAGCAGCCGGGCCGCCGACGCCGGCGCGACCTTGGTGGTGTTTCCAGAAGCGACCATGTGCCGCTTCGGCGTCCCGTTGGGCCCGATCGCCGAGCCGGTCGACGGACCGTGGGCCGACGGGGTGCGCCGGATCGCAGCAGATGCCGGCATCACGGTGATCGCCGGGATGTTCACTCCCGCCGGCGACGGGCGCGTCACCAACACGCTGATCGCGGCGGGACCGGCCACCGACGCCGTCTACCACAAGATCCACCTGTACGACGCTTTCGGCTTCACCGAGTCACGCACCGTCGCCCCGGGCCGCGAGCCGGTGGTGATCACCGTCGACGGCGTCGGCGTGGGATTGACCACCTGCTACGACATGCGGTTTCCTCAGCTCTACATCGAGTTGGCCAGCCGCGGTGCCCAACTGATCACGGTCAGCGCGTCATGGGGCTCAGGTCCGGGGAAGCTGGAGCAGTGGACGCTGCTGGCCCGGGCCCGCGCACTGGACTCGACCAGTTACGTCGCCGCAGCGGGGCAGGCCGACTCGGGCTCGACCGACTCCAAGGCCCCGCTGGGTGTGGGCGGCAGCCTGGTGGCATCGCCATTCGGCGAGGTCGTAGCGGCCGCGGGCCCGCAGCCGCAGCTGGTGCTCGCCGACGTCGATCTCGACACCGTTGCCGCGGCCCGCGACACGATCGCCGTGCTGCGAAATCGGGCCGCCATCCCCCACCTCGATAAGGCAGAATCGCGCGGGTGA
- the deoC gene encoding deoxyribose-phosphate aldolase — protein sequence MRAPLTRKELAGLVDHTLLKPEATAADVAAVAAEAAELGAYAVCVSPSMVPIAIGAGVRVAAVAGFPSGKHLSAVKAQEAELAVAAGASEVDMVIDIGAALAGDFAAVRSDVAAVRAAVPAAVLKVIVESAALLRLRDADTLVQVCRAAAEAGADLVKTSTGFHPAGGASVHAVALMADAVGGRLGIKASGGIRTATDALAMLEAGATRLGLSGTRAVLDGLR from the coding sequence GTGCGGGCTCCGCTCACCCGCAAGGAACTGGCCGGCCTGGTCGACCACACCCTGCTCAAACCCGAGGCGACTGCGGCCGACGTGGCTGCCGTCGCCGCCGAAGCCGCCGAGCTCGGCGCGTATGCGGTGTGTGTTTCGCCGTCAATGGTGCCGATCGCGATCGGCGCCGGTGTGCGGGTCGCCGCGGTGGCCGGTTTTCCGTCGGGCAAGCACCTGTCCGCAGTCAAGGCGCAGGAAGCGGAGTTGGCGGTGGCTGCCGGCGCCAGCGAGGTCGACATGGTCATCGACATCGGCGCCGCACTGGCCGGTGATTTTGCCGCGGTTCGCTCCGACGTCGCTGCGGTGCGCGCGGCGGTGCCGGCTGCCGTGCTCAAGGTGATCGTGGAGTCCGCAGCGCTACTGAGGCTGCGCGACGCCGACACGTTAGTGCAGGTGTGCCGCGCCGCCGCGGAAGCCGGCGCCGATTTAGTCAAGACCTCCACCGGGTTCCATCCCGCGGGCGGCGCGTCGGTGCACGCCGTGGCGCTGATGGCCGACGCCGTCGGCGGGCGGCTCGGGATCAAGGCCAGCGGCGGCATCCGCACCGCTACTGACGCGCTGGCCATGTTGGAGGCGGGCGCCACCCGGCTGGGGTTGTCGGGCACCCGCGCGGTGCTCGACGGACTGCGCTGA
- a CDS encoding heparin-binding hemagglutinin, translating to MAENPTADDLRAPLLAALGAADLALATVNDLLAELRERAEGTRTDTRSRVEERRARLAKRREELPEQLREQLRELRGRFTADELRSAAEGYLEAATSRYNELVERGELALERLRSQGRFDEASARAEGYVDQAVELTQEALGTVASQTRAVGERAAKLVGIELPKKQQAAKKTPAKSTPAKKTPAKKTAAKKAPAKKAPAKKVTQK from the coding sequence ATGGCCGAGAACCCGACCGCTGACGATCTGAGGGCGCCGTTACTCGCGGCATTGGGCGCCGCCGACCTGGCTTTGGCCACGGTCAACGACTTGCTCGCTGAATTGCGCGAACGCGCCGAAGGGACCCGCACCGACACCCGCAGCCGGGTCGAGGAGCGCCGCGCCCGTCTGGCCAAGCGGCGCGAGGAGCTGCCCGAGCAACTGCGCGAGCAGCTGCGCGAGCTGCGTGGGCGGTTTACCGCGGATGAGCTGCGCTCGGCCGCCGAAGGCTACCTCGAGGCCGCGACCAGCCGGTACAACGAGCTGGTCGAGCGCGGCGAGCTCGCTCTCGAGCGGCTGCGCAGCCAAGGTCGCTTCGATGAGGCGTCGGCGCGCGCCGAGGGCTATGTCGACCAGGCGGTGGAGTTGACCCAGGAGGCGCTGGGCACGGTCGCGTCGCAGACCCGCGCGGTCGGTGAGCGCGCCGCCAAGCTGGTTGGTATCGAGCTGCCCAAGAAGCAGCAGGCGGCCAAGAAGACGCCCGCCAAAAGCACGCCGGCAAAGAAGACTCCGGCCAAGAAGACCGCGGCCAAGAAGGCGCCGGCCAAGAAGGCGCCGGCCAAGAAGGTCACCCAGAAGTAA
- a CDS encoding DUF2599 domain-containing protein: MRAVIAVAAATGVALLGAASASADSSTGVTPPFVDHTEWVHWGNLSSLRVYPTPSGRAAAIREADPDEAWSEVLALAPDANSASMHAQFVCHWQLAELAQPGKVSWNLEPWRPVVDDTTMLASGCNPGGPEEPL; the protein is encoded by the coding sequence ATGCGAGCCGTGATCGCCGTCGCCGCGGCGACAGGCGTGGCGCTGCTGGGCGCTGCCTCGGCATCGGCCGATTCCAGCACAGGGGTGACGCCGCCGTTCGTGGACCACACCGAATGGGTGCACTGGGGCAACCTGTCCAGCCTGCGGGTCTACCCGACGCCGTCGGGCCGCGCAGCGGCGATCCGGGAGGCCGACCCCGATGAGGCCTGGAGCGAGGTGCTTGCGCTGGCCCCCGACGCCAACAGCGCCAGCATGCACGCGCAGTTCGTCTGCCACTGGCAGTTGGCCGAGCTGGCGCAGCCCGGCAAGGTCAGCTGGAACCTCGAGCCGTGGCGGCCAGTGGTCGACGACACCACGATGCTCGCGTCCGGCTGCAATCCCGGCGGCCCCGAAGAGCCGCTGTAG
- a CDS encoding helix-turn-helix domain-containing protein: MPQEEKLAAVVSTAAADIGSFIRAQREAAQVSVRQLAEKAGVSNPYLSQIERGLRKPSADVLNQIAKALRVSAEVLYVRAGILEPSETSEVRDAIITDTAITERQKQVLLDIYTSFVQQNEAQQNEAAREEPAPA, from the coding sequence ATGCCGCAGGAGGAGAAGCTTGCCGCAGTGGTGTCCACCGCCGCGGCCGACATCGGCAGTTTCATCAGGGCGCAGCGTGAGGCGGCGCAAGTATCGGTGCGGCAACTGGCCGAGAAGGCCGGTGTCAGCAACCCGTATCTGTCCCAGATCGAGCGCGGGTTGCGCAAACCGTCCGCGGATGTGCTGAACCAGATCGCCAAGGCACTGCGGGTCTCCGCCGAGGTTCTCTACGTACGGGCTGGGATTCTCGAGCCCAGTGAGACCAGCGAGGTGCGAGACGCCATCATCACCGACACGGCGATCACCGAGCGGCAAAAGCAGGTCCTGCTCGACATCTACACGTCGTTCGTCCAGCAGAACGAAGCCCAGCAAAACGAAGCCGCACGTGAGGAGCCTGCGCCTGCCTAA
- a CDS encoding DUF2516 family protein, whose translation MTTLYAFVHAAMQRPDAYTAAEKLTKPVWLLILGAAMPLAWLLGVLGMAIAACASGVYLVDVRPKLLEIQGKSH comes from the coding sequence ATGACGACGCTGTACGCGTTTGTGCATGCGGCAATGCAGCGTCCCGACGCCTACACCGCCGCGGAGAAGCTGACCAAGCCGGTCTGGCTGCTGATCCTGGGCGCTGCCATGCCGCTCGCATGGCTGCTGGGCGTCCTGGGTATGGCGATCGCGGCCTGCGCGTCGGGGGTCTACCTGGTTGATGTCCGGCCGAAATTGCTTGAAATTCAAGGTAAATCGCACTAG
- a CDS encoding DUF2505 domain-containing protein, whose amino-acid sequence MPRSFDMSADYGGTVEQVHQAFSDENYWLARLADSGADDATLDSMQVGDDGSIDVITTQVLRSDRLPGLVTQFHRGDLCIRREETWGPVTGGSAHATVTGSILDAPVGLTGTAVLAPLPETGGARLTFRATVEVRIPLVGGKIENFIGSQLVELLIAEQRFTTMWISENA is encoded by the coding sequence ATGCCGCGTTCATTCGACATGTCCGCCGATTACGGCGGCACCGTCGAACAGGTTCATCAGGCGTTCAGTGACGAGAACTATTGGCTGGCCCGACTGGCCGATTCCGGTGCCGATGACGCCACCCTGGACTCGATGCAGGTGGGCGATGACGGCAGCATCGACGTGATCACTACCCAGGTTTTGCGCAGCGACCGGCTGCCGGGGCTGGTCACCCAGTTTCACCGCGGCGATCTGTGTATCCGGCGGGAGGAGACGTGGGGCCCGGTCACCGGCGGCAGCGCGCACGCGACCGTCACCGGGTCAATCCTCGACGCGCCGGTTGGGCTGACTGGTACGGCAGTGCTGGCGCCGCTGCCCGAAACCGGCGGGGCGCGGTTGACCTTTCGGGCCACCGTCGAGGTGCGCATCCCGCTGGTCGGCGGCAAGATCGAAAATTTCATCGGCAGCCAACTGGTCGAGTTGCTGATCGCCGAGCAGCGATTCACCACGATGTGGATCAGTGAGAACGCCTGA
- a CDS encoding UDP-N-acetylmuramate dehydrogenase — protein MKRGGVGSRFAGAHVAEAVALAPLTTLRIGPVARRVITCTSTEQVVAVLRQLDAERVEPLLVLAGGSNVVIADHLTDLTVVRLANNRISIDGNTLLAEAGAVWDDVVVASIQHGLGGLECLSGIPGSAGATPVQNVGAYGAEVADTITRVQLLDRRSGEVRWVPGRDLRFGYRTSVLKHSEAAVALEVEFALDAAGRSAPLRYSELTTVLGVAIGDRADPTAVRQAVLNLRRRKGMVLDAADHDTWSVGSFFTNPVVAQDVYQRLANEADRPVPHWPAPGGIKLAAGWLVEQAGFSKGYPAEDGAPCRLSTKHALALTNRGHATAADVVALARTVRDGVRDVFGITLTPEPVLVGCVL, from the coding sequence ATGAAACGGGGCGGTGTCGGTTCGCGGTTCGCCGGTGCTCACGTCGCCGAGGCGGTCGCCTTGGCGCCGCTGACCACGCTGCGGATCGGCCCGGTCGCGCGTCGCGTCATCACCTGCACCAGCACCGAGCAGGTGGTCGCGGTGCTGCGGCAGTTGGACGCCGAACGTGTTGAGCCGCTGCTGGTATTGGCCGGGGGCTCCAATGTGGTCATCGCCGACCACCTGACCGACCTGACCGTCGTGCGGCTGGCCAATAACCGCATCAGCATCGACGGCAACACCCTGCTCGCTGAGGCCGGCGCGGTGTGGGACGACGTCGTCGTGGCGTCCATACAGCACGGGCTGGGCGGGCTGGAGTGCCTGTCCGGTATCCCCGGCTCGGCCGGCGCCACCCCGGTGCAGAACGTCGGCGCGTACGGCGCGGAAGTGGCCGACACCATCACCCGGGTTCAGCTGCTGGACCGGCGCAGCGGCGAGGTGCGTTGGGTGCCGGGGCGAGACTTGCGCTTCGGCTACCGCACCAGCGTGCTCAAGCATTCGGAGGCGGCGGTCGCCTTGGAGGTCGAATTCGCGCTGGACGCCGCAGGCCGCAGCGCGCCGCTGCGCTACAGCGAGTTGACCACAGTGCTGGGCGTAGCCATCGGCGACCGAGCCGACCCGACAGCGGTTCGCCAAGCGGTGCTGAACTTGCGCAGACGCAAAGGCATGGTGCTCGACGCCGCCGACCATGACACCTGGAGTGTGGGATCGTTTTTCACCAATCCCGTTGTCGCGCAAGATGTTTACCAAAGGCTGGCCAACGAAGCCGATCGGCCGGTGCCGCACTGGCCGGCGCCGGGCGGGATCAAGCTGGCCGCCGGCTGGCTGGTAGAGCAAGCCGGATTCAGCAAAGGCTACCCCGCTGAAGATGGCGCCCCCTGCCGGCTGTCGACCAAGCATGCGCTTGCTTTGACCAACCGCGGTCACGCCACCGCCGCCGACGTGGTGGCGCTCGCCCGCACCGTGCGCGACGGTGTCCGCGATGTGTTTGGCATCACACTCACGCCAGAACCGGTGCTGGTCGGCTGCGTTCTGTAG
- a CDS encoding DUF445 domain-containing protein, which produces MTSPARRAGVSFAESFVGADGEADAQRRRALRRMKVVALSFLVGASVVFLGCRWAQAGGSAAAWIGYVRAAAEAGMVGAMADWFAVTALFKHPLGIPIPHTAIIKRKKDQLGEGLGTFVRENFLSPPVVESKLRDAQIPSRLGKWLSQADHAQRVAAETATVLRVLVELLRDDDVQHVIDRMIIKRIAEPQWGPPVGRVLATLLAENRQEALIQLLADRAFHWSLNAGEVIQRVVERDSPSWSPRFIDHLVGDRIHRELMDFTDKVRRDPNHELRRSATRFLFDFAEDLQHDPATIARAEAVKEQLMARDEITNAAATAWKTLKRLVLEGVDDPSSALRSRITDTVIRIGESLRDDADLRDKVDNWIVRAAQHLVSQYGVEITTIITDTIERWDAEEASRRIELHVGRDLQFIRINGTVVGALAGLLIYTVAQLLF; this is translated from the coding sequence ATGACAAGCCCGGCACGCCGGGCCGGTGTTTCGTTCGCCGAATCGTTCGTCGGAGCCGATGGCGAGGCCGACGCGCAGCGGCGCCGCGCGCTACGCCGGATGAAGGTCGTGGCGCTGAGTTTCCTGGTCGGCGCCAGCGTGGTGTTTCTGGGCTGCCGGTGGGCGCAGGCCGGCGGTTCGGCCGCCGCCTGGATCGGCTACGTTCGCGCGGCCGCCGAGGCCGGCATGGTCGGCGCGATGGCCGACTGGTTCGCCGTCACCGCGCTGTTCAAGCATCCACTCGGCATTCCGATCCCGCACACCGCGATCATCAAACGCAAAAAAGACCAGCTCGGCGAGGGCCTCGGGACTTTTGTGCGGGAGAATTTCCTGTCCCCGCCGGTCGTCGAATCGAAGTTGCGGGACGCTCAAATTCCCAGCCGGCTCGGCAAGTGGCTCTCCCAAGCCGACCACGCGCAGCGGGTGGCCGCCGAGACGGCGACCGTGCTGCGGGTACTGGTGGAGCTGCTGCGCGACGACGACGTCCAGCACGTCATCGACCGCATGATCATCAAGCGCATCGCCGAACCCCAGTGGGGTCCGCCGGTGGGCCGGGTGCTGGCCACCTTGTTGGCCGAAAACCGCCAGGAAGCGTTGATCCAGTTGCTGGCCGACCGGGCCTTCCACTGGTCACTGAACGCCGGCGAAGTCATCCAGCGGGTGGTCGAGCGCGACTCCCCGAGCTGGTCGCCGCGGTTCATCGACCATCTGGTCGGCGACCGCATCCACCGCGAGCTGATGGACTTCACCGACAAAGTGCGCCGCGACCCCAATCACGAACTGCGCCGCTCGGCGACCCGGTTTTTGTTCGACTTCGCCGAGGACCTGCAGCACGATCCGGCCACCATTGCCCGCGCCGAGGCCGTCAAGGAACAGCTGATGGCCCGCGACGAGATCACCAATGCCGCGGCGACGGCGTGGAAGACGCTGAAAAGGCTGGTGCTCGAGGGTGTCGACGACCCATCCAGCGCACTGCGGAGCCGCATCACCGACACCGTCATCCGCATCGGTGAATCGCTGCGCGACGACGCCGACCTGCGCGACAAGGTCGACAACTGGATCGTGCGGGCCGCACAACACCTGGTCTCGCAGTACGGGGTGGAGATCACCACGATCATCACCGACACCATCGAACGCTGGGACGCCGAGGAAGCCAGCCGACGCATCGAGCTGCACGTCGGCCGCGACTTGCAGTTCATCCGGATCAACGGCACGGTGGTGGGTGCGTTGGCCGGGCTGTTGATCTACACGGTCGCCCAACTCCTTTTCTGA
- a CDS encoding prenyltransferase — protein sequence MPELTARSRLKSWAYALRTTNPPPDGPVDTITRWIVVTRAAVLPMTVVAGLVAALLAVGKPGLDWRWLVLAIVGITLAHIANNLMNDLYDTQVGTDSESYPRALYAPHPVLSGLVSRRTLLLAIAVVNLADLVILVVLSLARGWPVLAFALSGFMLSVAYTAPPLRLKKRGLGEPDVFVVWGPLMVCGTYYSAVGTVGWNVLLASLPYGLLCTTVLMGKHIDKIPYDRPLGIHTLPVVLGAARARVVTLAMMVGFYVLVAVAVAVRAMPWPALTVVLALPRMLKVWPYFRQPPPDQPPANYPVWPLWYAALAWVHVRLAGALLVLGLAVGAMLSAV from the coding sequence ATGCCTGAGCTGACGGCCCGTTCGCGACTGAAGTCGTGGGCCTACGCGCTGCGCACCACCAACCCGCCCCCGGACGGACCGGTTGACACGATCACCCGCTGGATCGTCGTCACCCGGGCGGCGGTGCTGCCCATGACCGTGGTTGCCGGTCTGGTCGCTGCGTTGCTGGCCGTCGGCAAGCCCGGGTTGGACTGGCGCTGGCTGGTACTGGCCATCGTGGGAATCACGTTGGCGCACATAGCCAACAACCTGATGAACGACCTTTACGACACCCAGGTCGGCACCGACAGCGAGAGCTACCCGCGGGCGCTCTACGCGCCGCACCCGGTGCTCTCGGGGCTGGTCAGCCGCCGGACCCTGCTGCTGGCGATCGCTGTCGTCAACCTGGCGGACCTGGTGATCCTGGTGGTGCTGAGCTTGGCCCGCGGCTGGCCGGTACTTGCGTTCGCGCTGAGCGGGTTCATGCTGAGCGTCGCGTACACCGCGCCGCCGCTGCGGCTCAAGAAGCGCGGGCTGGGCGAGCCGGACGTCTTCGTCGTCTGGGGGCCGTTGATGGTGTGCGGCACGTACTACTCGGCGGTGGGCACGGTCGGCTGGAACGTGCTGCTGGCTTCGCTGCCTTACGGGCTGCTGTGCACGACGGTGTTGATGGGCAAGCACATCGACAAAATCCCGTACGATCGGCCGCTCGGGATCCATACGCTGCCGGTCGTGCTCGGCGCAGCGCGCGCACGCGTTGTGACGCTGGCCATGATGGTCGGTTTCTATGTGCTGGTCGCGGTGGCGGTGGCGGTCCGCGCAATGCCGTGGCCGGCGTTGACCGTTGTTCTGGCGCTGCCACGAATGCTGAAGGTCTGGCCGTATTTTCGCCAGCCGCCACCTGACCAGCCGCCCGCGAACTACCCCGTCTGGCCGCTGTGGTACGCCGCGCTGGCCTGGGTGCACGTCCGCCTGGCGGGCGCCTTATTGGTGCTTGGCCTGGCCGTGGGCGCTATGCTGAGCGCGGTCTAA
- a CDS encoding LmeA family phospholipid-binding protein, translating to MTNPQGPSGGDPSEWARPTTPGPQPPPPPSQSPTQRIPYPGRPQEPRRPQEPRRPAGPPPRQPGPPPSSRPQQPGPPPPPPQQQPGRPPTQQPRQPGPGPEGSDQATTRLSMQPESKDKPVKTHRGFFRNPTAIMLTLVTVLALVLAGLIGAELYTRHAADSKVTNAVQCEVQDSANVSFAAAPPVLWQYITGHYTRISVQTAGNQVRSAKGMKISLDIRDVRLANSGTSKGTIGSINGTITWSSDGIKDSIQDAIPVIGSLVTSKVTTNTSDGTVQLKGLLDSATVKPQIANNGLSLQVVELKALGSKMSTDTVQKNLDDLTSKATQNYPLGIHADSVKVTDSGVQATFSSQNATIPASSSQPQTGQDCFGSL from the coding sequence GTGACGAATCCGCAAGGGCCTTCCGGCGGCGACCCCTCGGAATGGGCGCGCCCGACCACCCCTGGTCCGCAACCCCCGCCTCCGCCGTCGCAGTCGCCAACCCAGCGGATTCCATATCCCGGCCGCCCCCAGGAGCCGCGCCGTCCGCAGGAGCCGCGCCGCCCGGCCGGCCCTCCGCCGCGTCAACCCGGACCGCCGCCGTCGTCCCGGCCACAGCAGCCCGGACCGCCCCCGCCTCCGCCGCAGCAGCAGCCTGGCCGCCCGCCTACCCAGCAGCCGCGCCAGCCCGGTCCCGGGCCAGAGGGGTCCGACCAGGCCACAACGCGGCTGTCCATGCAACCCGAGTCGAAAGACAAGCCCGTGAAAACCCACCGCGGCTTCTTCCGCAACCCCACGGCCATCATGCTCACCCTGGTCACCGTGCTGGCGTTGGTCCTGGCCGGGCTCATCGGCGCCGAGCTCTACACTCGGCACGCCGCCGACAGCAAGGTGACCAACGCGGTGCAGTGCGAGGTGCAGGACTCCGCGAACGTGTCGTTCGCCGCGGCACCGCCGGTGCTGTGGCAGTACATCACCGGGCACTACACCCGCATCTCCGTACAGACGGCGGGCAATCAGGTGCGCAGCGCCAAGGGCATGAAGATCAGCCTTGACATCCGCGATGTGCGGCTGGCGAACTCCGGGACCTCCAAGGGCACGATCGGGTCGATCAACGGCACCATCACCTGGTCGTCGGACGGGATCAAGGACTCCATTCAGGACGCCATCCCGGTGATCGGCAGCCTGGTCACCAGCAAGGTCACCACCAACACCAGCGACGGCACCGTCCAATTGAAGGGCTTGCTGGACAGCGCCACCGTCAAGCCGCAGATCGCCAACAACGGGCTGTCGCTGCAGGTGGTCGAATTGAAGGCGCTCGGCTCGAAGATGTCGACCGATACGGTGCAGAAGAACCTCGACGACCTGACCTCGAAAGCGACCCAGAACTATCCGTTAGGCATCCACGCCGACAGCGTGAAGGTCACCGATTCCGGTGTGCAGGCGACGTTTTCAAGCCAAAACGCCACCATCCCGGCGTCGTCGTCGCAGCCGCAGACCGGTCAAGACTGCTTCGGCAGCCTCTGA
- a CDS encoding TetR/AcrR family transcriptional regulator produces the protein MAQHAPAGTVKTDGRKRRWHRHKVERRNELIDGTITAIRRHGRFLSMDEIAAEIGVSKTVLYRYFVDKNDLTSAVLMRFAQTTLIPNMAAALSANMDGFDLTREIIRVYVETVSAEPEPYRFVMANSSPSKNKVIADSERIIARMLSVMLRRRMQEVGMDTGGVGPWAYMIVGGVQLATHSWISDPRMSKEELIDYLTMLSWSALCGIVEAGGSLEKFNAQPHPAPIVPPRRENLDA, from the coding sequence GTGGCGCAACATGCTCCGGCGGGGACCGTCAAAACTGATGGTCGAAAACGGCGCTGGCACCGGCACAAGGTGGAGCGCCGCAACGAGCTGATCGACGGCACCATTACCGCGATTCGCCGCCACGGCCGCTTCCTGAGCATGGACGAGATCGCCGCCGAGATCGGGGTCTCCAAGACCGTGCTGTACCGCTACTTCGTCGACAAGAACGATCTGACGAGTGCGGTGCTGATGCGCTTCGCGCAGACAACGCTGATCCCCAACATGGCCGCAGCGCTGTCGGCGAACATGGACGGCTTCGATTTGACCCGCGAGATCATCCGGGTCTACGTCGAAACGGTCTCCGCCGAGCCGGAACCCTATCGGTTCGTGATGGCGAACAGTTCGCCCAGCAAGAACAAGGTGATCGCCGACTCCGAGCGAATCATCGCCCGCATGCTCTCGGTGATGCTGCGCCGCCGTATGCAAGAGGTGGGGATGGACACCGGCGGGGTCGGACCGTGGGCCTACATGATCGTCGGCGGCGTGCAGCTGGCCACCCACTCCTGGATCTCGGATCCGCGGATGAGCAAAGAGGAATTGATCGACTACCTCACCATGCTCAGTTGGAGCGCGCTCTGCGGGATTGTGGAGGCCGGCGGGTCTCTGGAGAAGTTCAACGCCCAACCGCACCCCGCGCCGATCGTGCCGCCGCGGCGTGAGAACCTCGATGCCTGA
- a CDS encoding LmeA family phospholipid-binding protein: MTNPQGPPHEDPSEWARPASESPAEEPAAPSEAPTGQMHPGEHQPPGDRTEPVPGQSEPPPSGPTQPTQPTQDYPAAPPGQPTYPQDYPAAPPPGQAPYPQDYPAGPPPGQPPSEGTSAPVKTKRRFLRDPLSIVLAVVIVVALLIAGVIGAELYARHRADSVVAAATQCVVQDKVSVSFGPTPFLLQHLTGNYRDISIKTAGNQIRSAKGMKADIHIDKVDLNGNANSKGTISALDANVTWSSEGIKQTVQDAVPFLGGLVNTVTTNPADGTVELRGALGLGSVTVKPQVANNGLSLQVVKVTALGTTVPHETAQAALDTFASSLTNDYPLGVHADSVQVTNDSVAAHFSTRNASIPPGESDPCFAKL, translated from the coding sequence GTGACAAATCCGCAAGGGCCGCCACACGAGGACCCGTCGGAGTGGGCCCGCCCAGCAAGCGAGAGTCCGGCTGAGGAACCCGCGGCACCGTCCGAGGCGCCAACCGGGCAAATGCATCCCGGTGAGCATCAGCCTCCAGGCGATCGCACGGAGCCGGTCCCGGGACAGTCCGAGCCACCTCCGAGCGGGCCGACGCAGCCGACCCAGCCGACACAGGACTACCCGGCAGCGCCTCCCGGCCAGCCGACGTACCCGCAGGACTACCCGGCTGCACCCCCGCCCGGCCAGGCGCCGTACCCACAGGATTACCCGGCTGGCCCGCCGCCTGGTCAGCCGCCGTCGGAGGGCACGTCAGCACCCGTGAAAACCAAGCGCCGCTTCCTGCGCGACCCGCTGTCGATCGTTCTGGCTGTCGTAATCGTGGTGGCGCTGCTGATCGCCGGCGTTATCGGAGCCGAGTTGTATGCACGCCACCGCGCCGACAGCGTGGTCGCCGCGGCCACTCAATGCGTCGTCCAGGACAAGGTGAGCGTGTCGTTCGGCCCCACCCCGTTCCTGCTGCAGCATCTGACCGGCAATTACCGCGATATCTCGATAAAGACGGCGGGCAACCAAATCCGCAGCGCCAAGGGCATGAAGGCCGATATTCACATCGACAAGGTCGATCTGAACGGCAACGCCAATTCCAAGGGCACCATCAGCGCACTCGACGCCAACGTCACCTGGTCGTCAGAAGGCATCAAGCAAACGGTGCAAGACGCTGTCCCGTTCCTGGGTGGCCTGGTCAATACCGTGACCACCAACCCGGCTGACGGCACGGTCGAGCTCAGGGGTGCACTGGGTCTGGGCAGTGTCACCGTCAAGCCGCAGGTCGCGAATAACGGGTTGTCGCTGCAGGTGGTCAAGGTGACGGCGCTGGGTACCACCGTGCCGCACGAGACCGCGCAGGCAGCGCTGGACACCTTCGCGTCCAGCCTGACCAACGACTATCCGCTCGGTGTTCACGCCGACAGCGTGCAGGTCACCAACGACAGTGTGGCAGCGCACTTTTCGACGCGCAACGCATCGATTCCACCCGGCGAATCGGACCCCTGCTTCGCCAAGCTGTAG